The Pantanalinema sp. genomic sequence GCCGCAGGCGCTGCCCTCGAGGCGCCTCCCCCGAATGGGTCGAGGCGCCTCGGGCTTTTTGCGCCTGAGCCTTGAGGGCCGTGCTACGATCTTGCCATGAACGCCTGCGGCTCATGCGGCAGGAGAGTGGGAAGGAGGCCTGGATTGGAACATGCCGCCTTACGGGTCCCCTTGCAGGACCAGCGAGTCGCCCTGTGCCGGCACACGCCGGCGGACCTTCCCTGCTTCCTGGAGTGGCACTCCGATCCAGAGCTTGCTCGCCTGACCCGCCACGACCAGACCCCCCTCAAGCGCGAGCAGATTGCCACCTATTTCGAGACGATCGTACTGCCTAGCTCGGCTCAGGGCATGTGCTTCGGGATCGAGGCCACCGACGCCACGCCGCATCGCCTCATCGGTACCTGTTCGCTGACGGATCTCGCGCGCGAGACCGGCACCCTGCGGATCCTCATCGGGCCCCACGACTGCTGGGGCAAAGGGTACGGCACCGAGGCGGTCCGCCTACTGGTCGCCTATGGCTTCGAGCGCCTCAAGCTGCGCGAGATCGTGCTCGGGGTGTTCGACTTCAACGTTCGCGCCATTCGATCCTACGAGAAGGTCGGCTTCCGGCACGCCTCGACGATACGCCTCAGCAGGCCAATCGGCAGCCCTCCTGCCCATGAGTACCTGATGACCATCACGCCCGCCACCATCCGACGCACGAATCACGAGAGGTCCCTTTGAGCTTCGATCGCGCCGCCTATCATGCCCTCCTCGAGACGTGCTGGCTCGGCCAGGCCCTCGACCACCATCCCGAAATCGACTCGACCAGCGCCCACCTCAAGCGCGAAGCCCGTAACGGCTCCGCGCTCGAGGTGGGCCTGGCCGTGCTGGCCGACTCGCAGAGCGCCGGCTACGGCCAGCACGGGCGCAAATGGAGCTCGCAGGAGCAAAGCGGCCTCTACGTCTCGATCTGGCTGCCCGCCCACTATGCTCAGAGCCCCCTCACGCTGCTGGCGGGCGTCGCGACGGTCGAGGCGCTCCGGGCGCTGAGCGACCACGAGGGCATCGGCCTCAAATGGGTGAACGACCTGGTGGCCGAGCGCCGGAAACTGGGCGGCATCCTGGCGGAGATGGTCGGGGGACCGGCCACCCCCGGCGTTCGCCATGGCCTCATCCTCGGCATCGGCCTCAACCTGGCGGCCCAGGAGGCCCTGCCCGAGGCGATCGCCCTGGCCGATCTGGCTCCGGTCCCTTCCCGCGAGCAGCTCCTCGCTTCGATCGCCAATCGCCTGGAGCACTGGCTCGACCGGGTGAAAGCCGAGGGCGAGGAGGTCCTCTGCGAGCGCTGGCGCGCCTACTCGGTCACCCTCGGGCAGCACGTCCGCGCGCAGCTTCACGCGGAGACGATCGAAGGCCTCGCCGAGGACATCACCCGCACGGGGGCTCTGCGCATCAGGTGCGCGGACGGGACGCTGCGCGAGATCGCCAGCGGCAGCGTGCGGCTGGCGGACGGTCGCTATTGCTAGGGGCAAACCTGTGACGGATCGCATAGTGGCGCTCGAACGCCGAGCCTACACTGGAGATCGGTTTTTCCCTAGCAGAGAGGTGTTGCGCGTGTTAGCGATCCAGGCCATTGATATCGAGCGCTCGGACGACAAGGCCTACTGCGGGACGCTGGATTACCAGACGGTCTACCGCTCGGGCGTTCTGCTCTGGACCGTCGAGTGGCGCCAGACCCCCGAGGTGGTCGTCGAGTTCTTCCCGGGAGAGTCCTTCGAGGACGCCGAGCTGGTGCGCGATCACCAGACCCTCTTGATCCGCAGCCTCCTCGACACGCTCACCGAGCGCATGGGCCGAGAGACCCTCTTCACCTGAAAACCAACGGCCCAGTGCCCGCCACCGACTCATTGGGCAGAAGCGCCAAAAAGCTTCAGCACAAGCAACCCTCTAGCAAAGCGTCGAGTTGGGTATAAGGGGCGTACGGCCAGGTTGGCCGGAAGGGAATCGCGCCACACACCATCCATCGCTGCAACGTGCAGAGAGGAGGACGGCCATGCGGTTACACTTCCTGGGCGCCGCCCAAACCGTCACGGGATCCGCCTACCTGCTTGAAACCAACAAGCAGCGGTTCCTGATCGACGCGGGCCTCTCGCAAGGCAGCTCCCACTCGCACGAGCTCAACGCCCGGGCCCTGCCCTTCCACCCCCGCCACCTGGACGGCATCATCCTGACGCACGCCCACGCGGACCACAGCGGCCTCATCCCTCGCCTGGTCGCAGAGGGCTTCCGCGGCCCCATCTACGCGACGCCGCCGACCATCGACCTCTGCCGCATCATCCTGCCCGACGCCGGCACGATCCAGGAAGAGGACGCCAGGTCCGAGAACAAGTGGCGCCGAAAGCACGGCAAGAGCCTGCTCACCCCTCTCTACACCAAGCAGCAGGCCGAGCATGCCCTCAAGTACTTCGAGCGCCTGCCCTACCTGAAGCGCACCACCCTGGGACGCAACATCCGGCTGACCCTGCACGACGCGGGCCACATCCTGGGCTCGTCGATCGTCGAGCTCGAGGTCGAGGGGTCGCGCCTGGTCTTCACCGGGGACCTGGGCAACGTCAACAACCAGCTGCTGCGCAACCCCGCCACCCTTGCGCATGCCGACTACCTGATCACCGAGTCGACCTACGGCAATCGCTCGCACGGCCGCATCAGCGATCGCGTCGCCAAGCTCAAGGAGGTCATCCTCGGCGCCCGGGGGCCCGTCATCGTCCCTGCGTTCGCGGTCGAGCGCACGCAGGAGCTGCTCTTTGACCTGCACCGCCTCATCGCCCAGGGCGAGATCCCGCCCTTGCCCATCTACGTGGACAGCCCCATGGCCGTCTCGGCCACGGCCCTCTTCGAGAAGCACCCCAACTGCCTGGCACCCGAGATCCAGGCCATGTTCCGCGCGCGCTCGCCCTTCGAGATGCCGAACATCCACTTCATCCGCGAGGCGGAGGCCTCGGCCCGCCTCAACAAGATGAACGAGCCCTCCATCATCATCTCGGCGAGCGGCATGTGTGAGGGGGGCCGCATCCGGCACCACCTCTACCACCACCTGGCCCAGGAGGAGACGACGGTGCTCTTCGTCGGTTACCAGGCCGAGCGAACCCTCGGCCGGCGTATCCGGGACGGCGCCCCGCACGTCACCCTCTTCAACGAGACGATCCCGGTGCGCGCCCGGGTGGTCGCGATTGACGCCTACTCGGCTCACGCCGACGCCAACGGCCTGATGGACTGGATCGGCGCCTTCCAGGAGGCTCCGGCCCTGACCTTCATCACCCACGGGGAGCTGGCCGCTTCCGAAGCGCTGGCCGAGCGCCTGGCCGAGGAGCACGGCCTGATCTCCGTCATCCCCGCCCCGGGCGAGGCCTACGAGCTGATGCCCGCCTCCTCGAGCCTCTCGACCCTGCGCCTGCGCGAGGAAACCGCCTAGCCCCGATGTGTCAGGCTCCTCTGTGCTACGATAGGGGCCGGAGGAGCCTTAGATTGCCGAAGCAGAAATCCCTCCTGCGACCGAGCTTGCAGACGCGCCTCACCGTGGTCTTCCTCACGATGACGAGCATCCTGCTCGCCGCGTCCATCGGGATCTTCTACAACCGGGCGAGCCACGTCTTCCGCCAAGAGCTCCGCGGCCGCCTGATGTCACTGGCGAGCACGGTGGCCGTCCAGATCGATGCTCCCGACCACACCCGCATCGGCCAAGAGGGCGACCCGACCTACCAAAAGGTACGGGAGCTCCTCCTGCGCGTCATGAGCGTCAACCCGAACGTCCGCTACATCTACTCCATGAAGGTCGACGGCAAGGGAACCTGGCGCTTCGTGGTGGACTCGACCGCTCCGGAAGACGAAGCCCACTCCGACTTCGGCGAGCCCTACACCGGTACGGGCACCGAGAGCATGTTCGCCGCCGCCGTGGCTCCTTCGGCCGATCAAGAGTTCACCGTCGACCAGTACGGCACCTGGCTCTCGGGCTTCGCCCCCATCCGCGACGCGAACGGCAAAGCCGTCGCCATCCTCGGCGTGGACATGAGTGCCACCGAGGTGCTCAACGAAGAGCGCAAGCTCGTCTGGATCGCGCTCGTCATCCTGCTCGCGGGCCTCGCCTTCGCGCTGGGGATCAGCGTCTGGCTCGCCCGCATCCTCTCCAAGCCCATCTCTCAGCTGGCCGAGGGTACCCGCAAGGTCTCAGAAGGGGACCTTACGATCCGCGTCCCGGCCGCACGCAGCGACGAACTGGGCGATCTCGCCCGCTCCTTCAACGCCATGACCCAGGCGATCGCCCAGCACCGCGACGAGCTCAAGGAAAACGAGCGAATGATCCAGGAGCTCGCCACCGCCCGCAAGATCCAGCAGGCCATGCTCCCCACCGAGGCCCCCAGCGACGGGGCCCTCAACATCGACTTCTACCTCGAGACCTCCACCGAGGTCGGAGGCGACTACTTCGACTTCCTCCCCGTCGAAAAGAACAAGCTCGCCCTGGTCATCGGGGACGTCACCGGCCACGGAGTGCCCGCCGCCCTCCTCATGGCCGTCATCAAGAGCTGCCTCCACACCCAGGTCCTCACCGACTTCCGCGTCCCCAACGTCATGGGCATCGCCAACAACATCCTCCACCAGGGCAGCTTCGAGCGCCGCTTCATGACCTTCTTCTACTCGCTCCTCGACACCGAGACCGGCCGACTCGCCTACGCCAACGCCGGTCACCCCTACCCCTTCCACTACCGCAGCGCCCAGCGCACCGTCGAGATGCTCGAGATGGCCTCCTATCCGCTGGGGGTGCGCGCAAGCATGCCCATCCAGGAGCAAGAGGTCACCCTCGACCCCGGCGACGTACTCGTCTTCTACTCCGACGGCATCATCGAGGCCAAGAACGCTCACGGCGAGGAGTTCGGCTTCGAGCGCATGGAGAAGCTCATCCTCGACCACGGCGATCTCAGCGCCGGTGCCCTCAAGGAAAAGCTGCTCGCCTCCTGGCGCAAGTACGTCTACGACGGCACGCAGCCTCTCGACTACCAGGCCGTCAAGGCCGACCGCGCCGACGACGACATCACCATCGTAGTCGTCAAGTACGCCCCCGCAATCGCCTCACTGGAAATCTAACCCCCCAAGGAGCCCCATGTCCCGGCCTACCCTGCTGCGCCCCAGTCTGCAGACCCGCCTCGCCCTCATCTTCCTCGCGATGACCGCCACTCTGCTGGCGGGGACCCTCGGAATCTTCTACGCCCAGACAAGCAACGTCTTCCGCCAGCAGCTCCGTGAGCAGCTCAAGGCGCTCGCCGGTACCGCCGCGCTCATGGTCGATGTCGACGCGCACCAGCGCGCCCGATCCGAGGGCGATCCCTTCTACCAGCGCTTCCATGGGCTCTTGCGCCGGATGAAGGAAGCCAATCCTGGCATCGGCTACATCTACACCATGCGCCAGGATGCGAGCGGAAGGTGGCACTACCTCATCGATTCGGCAAAGCCTGGTGAGCCCGGTCACTCGGCCTTCGACCAGCCCTACGACGGCACCGGCTATCGGACCATGGACCGCGCCCTCACGCACCCCGCCGCCGATCGCAAGTTCTCCACCGACACCTTCGGCACCTGGCTATCGGG encodes the following:
- a CDS encoding GNAT family N-acetyltransferase, whose product is MEHAALRVPLQDQRVALCRHTPADLPCFLEWHSDPELARLTRHDQTPLKREQIATYFETIVLPSSAQGMCFGIEATDATPHRLIGTCSLTDLARETGTLRILIGPHDCWGKGYGTEAVRLLVAYGFERLKLREIVLGVFDFNVRAIRSYEKVGFRHASTIRLSRPIGSPPAHEYLMTITPATIRRTNHERSL
- a CDS encoding biotin--[acetyl-CoA-carboxylase] ligase; the protein is MSFDRAAYHALLETCWLGQALDHHPEIDSTSAHLKREARNGSALEVGLAVLADSQSAGYGQHGRKWSSQEQSGLYVSIWLPAHYAQSPLTLLAGVATVEALRALSDHEGIGLKWVNDLVAERRKLGGILAEMVGGPATPGVRHGLILGIGLNLAAQEALPEAIALADLAPVPSREQLLASIANRLEHWLDRVKAEGEEVLCERWRAYSVTLGQHVRAQLHAETIEGLAEDITRTGALRIRCADGTLREIASGSVRLADGRYC
- a CDS encoding MBL fold metallo-hydrolase; amino-acid sequence: MRLHFLGAAQTVTGSAYLLETNKQRFLIDAGLSQGSSHSHELNARALPFHPRHLDGIILTHAHADHSGLIPRLVAEGFRGPIYATPPTIDLCRIILPDAGTIQEEDARSENKWRRKHGKSLLTPLYTKQQAEHALKYFERLPYLKRTTLGRNIRLTLHDAGHILGSSIVELEVEGSRLVFTGDLGNVNNQLLRNPATLAHADYLITESTYGNRSHGRISDRVAKLKEVILGARGPVIVPAFAVERTQELLFDLHRLIAQGEIPPLPIYVDSPMAVSATALFEKHPNCLAPEIQAMFRARSPFEMPNIHFIREAEASARLNKMNEPSIIISASGMCEGGRIRHHLYHHLAQEETTVLFVGYQAERTLGRRIRDGAPHVTLFNETIPVRARVVAIDAYSAHADANGLMDWIGAFQEAPALTFITHGELAASEALAERLAEEHGLISVIPAPGEAYELMPASSSLSTLRLREETA
- a CDS encoding SpoIIE family protein phosphatase, whose translation is MPKQKSLLRPSLQTRLTVVFLTMTSILLAASIGIFYNRASHVFRQELRGRLMSLASTVAVQIDAPDHTRIGQEGDPTYQKVRELLLRVMSVNPNVRYIYSMKVDGKGTWRFVVDSTAPEDEAHSDFGEPYTGTGTESMFAAAVAPSADQEFTVDQYGTWLSGFAPIRDANGKAVAILGVDMSATEVLNEERKLVWIALVILLAGLAFALGISVWLARILSKPISQLAEGTRKVSEGDLTIRVPAARSDELGDLARSFNAMTQAIAQHRDELKENERMIQELATARKIQQAMLPTEAPSDGALNIDFYLETSTEVGGDYFDFLPVEKNKLALVIGDVTGHGVPAALLMAVIKSCLHTQVLTDFRVPNVMGIANNILHQGSFERRFMTFFYSLLDTETGRLAYANAGHPYPFHYRSAQRTVEMLEMASYPLGVRASMPIQEQEVTLDPGDVLVFYSDGIIEAKNAHGEEFGFERMEKLILDHGDLSAGALKEKLLASWRKYVYDGTQPLDYQAVKADRADDDITIVVVKYAPAIASLEI